A single window of Rhodococcus jostii RHA1 DNA harbors:
- the eno gene encoding phosphopyruvate hydratase gives MSIIEQVGAREILDSRGNPTVEVEVLLDDGSFARAAVPSGASTGEHEAVELRDGGDRYGGKGVEKAVEAVLSEIAPAIIGIDATEQRTVDQALLDADGTPDKSRLGANALLGASLAVARAAAESSGLDLFRYVGGPNAHVLPVPMMNILNGGAHADTGVDVQEFMVAPIGAATFKESLRWGAEVYHALKSVLKEKGLATGLGDEGGFAPDVAGTKEALDLISVAIGKTGLVLGTDVALALDVAATEFYTDGTGYKFEGSNRTAAEMSAFYAELVDAYPIVSIEDPLDEDDWDGWVALTDQIGNKVQLVGDDLFVTNPERLEEGIVKGAANALLVKVNQIGTLTETLDAVDLAHRNGYKTMMSHRSGETEDTTIADLAVAVGSGQIKTGAPARSERVAKYNQLLRIEENLGDAARYAGEVAFPRFAFEG, from the coding sequence GTGTCCATCATTGAGCAGGTCGGAGCCCGTGAGATCCTCGATTCCCGTGGTAACCCCACGGTGGAGGTCGAGGTGCTGCTCGACGACGGAAGTTTCGCTCGCGCCGCGGTTCCGTCGGGCGCATCGACTGGTGAGCACGAGGCCGTCGAATTGCGTGACGGCGGCGACCGGTATGGCGGCAAGGGTGTCGAGAAGGCCGTCGAGGCCGTCCTGAGCGAGATCGCTCCGGCCATCATCGGGATCGACGCCACCGAGCAGCGGACCGTGGACCAGGCCCTGCTGGACGCGGACGGCACCCCGGACAAGTCGCGTCTGGGCGCCAACGCGCTCCTGGGTGCGTCCCTGGCGGTGGCCCGCGCGGCCGCCGAGTCGTCGGGTCTGGATCTCTTCCGTTACGTCGGTGGCCCCAACGCCCACGTCCTTCCTGTCCCGATGATGAACATCCTCAACGGTGGCGCGCACGCCGACACCGGTGTCGACGTCCAGGAGTTCATGGTCGCCCCGATCGGTGCCGCCACGTTCAAGGAGTCGCTGCGCTGGGGCGCCGAGGTGTACCACGCCCTCAAGTCGGTGCTGAAGGAGAAGGGCCTGGCCACCGGTCTCGGTGACGAGGGCGGCTTCGCCCCCGACGTCGCGGGCACCAAGGAAGCACTGGACCTGATCAGCGTCGCCATCGGCAAGACGGGCCTGGTCCTGGGCACCGACGTGGCACTGGCACTCGACGTCGCCGCCACCGAGTTCTACACCGACGGCACCGGTTACAAGTTCGAGGGCAGCAACCGGACCGCGGCCGAGATGTCGGCGTTCTACGCCGAGCTGGTCGACGCCTACCCGATCGTGTCCATCGAGGACCCGCTGGACGAGGACGACTGGGACGGCTGGGTCGCCCTGACCGATCAGATCGGTAACAAGGTCCAGCTCGTCGGTGACGACCTGTTCGTCACCAACCCGGAGCGTCTGGAAGAGGGCATCGTCAAGGGCGCCGCGAACGCGCTGCTGGTAAAGGTCAACCAGATCGGCACGCTGACCGAGACCCTCGACGCCGTCGATCTCGCGCACCGCAACGGCTACAAGACGATGATGAGCCACCGGTCCGGTGAGACCGAGGACACCACCATCGCCGACCTCGCCGTCGCCGTGGGCAGCGGTCAGATCAAGACCGGTGCCCCCGCCCGCAGCGAGCGCGTCGCCAAGTACAACCAGCTGCTGCGCATCGAGGAGAACCTGGGCGACGCCGCCCGCTACGCCGGCGAGGTCGCCTTCCCGCGGTTCGCGTTCGAAGGCTGA
- the efeO gene encoding iron uptake system protein EfeO, translating into MKTPRRTTFALASVALLPLALAGCTEKSTASTDDITVTASDDTCDVSADSGTTGNNTFQVTNNGSKVTEFYVYAEGDRAMGEVENIGPGLTRQLIVSLPDAGTYQLACKPGMVGNGIRQDFTVTGDSMSASDESGQLAEAADGYRRYIRSQVVALQDTTQQFVDAVKVGNVEQAKALFPASRTYYERIEPEAESFGELDPKLDLREADLEPGQEWTGFHRLEKDLWVTGPQPDTNAIADQLVVDVQYLADQVNAEDYTIDPTKIAGDAQGLLDEISTSKITGEEDIFSHTDLWDFQANVDGSQAAVAALQPIIDERNPELSANITQRFADLDAELAQYRQGDGFVFYDTVNEQQRQELSRKIDALSAEVSQVQGVVAGA; encoded by the coding sequence ATGAAGACCCCGCGCCGCACCACCTTCGCCCTCGCCTCGGTCGCTCTGCTGCCGCTGGCGCTCGCAGGCTGCACCGAGAAGTCGACCGCGAGCACGGACGACATCACCGTCACCGCGAGCGACGACACGTGTGACGTCAGTGCCGACTCCGGGACCACCGGGAACAACACGTTCCAGGTCACGAACAACGGCAGCAAGGTCACCGAGTTCTACGTGTACGCGGAGGGCGACCGGGCGATGGGTGAGGTCGAGAACATCGGTCCCGGGCTCACCCGCCAGCTCATCGTGTCGCTGCCCGACGCAGGCACCTACCAGCTCGCGTGCAAGCCCGGCATGGTCGGCAACGGCATCCGTCAGGACTTCACCGTCACCGGCGACTCGATGAGCGCATCCGACGAGAGCGGGCAACTCGCCGAGGCCGCCGACGGCTACCGCCGCTACATCCGCAGCCAGGTCGTCGCGCTGCAGGACACGACGCAGCAGTTCGTCGACGCCGTCAAGGTGGGCAACGTCGAGCAGGCCAAGGCCCTCTTCCCCGCCTCCCGCACCTACTACGAGCGCATCGAGCCCGAGGCGGAGAGCTTCGGCGAACTCGACCCCAAGCTCGACCTGCGGGAGGCCGACCTCGAACCCGGGCAGGAATGGACGGGCTTCCACCGGCTCGAGAAGGATCTGTGGGTCACCGGTCCCCAGCCCGACACCAACGCGATCGCCGACCAACTCGTCGTCGACGTCCAGTACCTCGCCGACCAGGTGAACGCCGAGGACTACACGATCGACCCCACCAAGATCGCCGGCGACGCGCAGGGGCTGCTCGACGAGATCTCGACGTCGAAGATCACCGGTGAGGAAGACATCTTCTCGCACACCGACCTGTGGGACTTCCAGGCCAACGTCGACGGCTCGCAGGCCGCGGTCGCCGCACTGCAGCCGATCATCGACGAACGCAATCCCGAACTGTCCGCGAACATCACCCAGCGTTTCGCGGACCTCGATGCCGAACTCGCTCAGTACCGCCAGGGCGACGGGTTCGTCTTCTACGACACTGTCAACGAACAACAGCGCCAGGAACTGTCGCGCAAGATCGACGCCCTCTCGGCCGAGGTCAGCCAGGTTCAGGGCGTGGTAGCAGGCGCATGA
- the efeU gene encoding iron uptake transporter permease EfeU — protein sequence MSVLAAGTAPSIATQLFGSGLIGLREGLEAGIVVMILAAFLVKAERKDALKWVWLGVGIAVAMVAAIFLVIHYGTSTVTGLTAEIIAGVASLVAVAIVTVMVLWMRKAARTISHDLKAGMEKALVAGPVAVLTLAFFAVGREGVETALLMVGYAENTAGSAWPLVGLLLGIVAAAVLTVLLYFGAVRLDFAKFFKYTGIFLIIVAAGILGYGIHALQIGGVLPGGSALAFDISGGYDASSWYGTVMAGIFNFRPDPTVLQAVAWVVYVVVVLFLFLRPVSAPTPAPAAPAADAAPERTATPTPDETVS from the coding sequence ATGTCCGTCCTCGCCGCAGGGACCGCGCCGTCGATCGCCACACAACTGTTCGGCAGTGGATTGATCGGCCTGCGCGAGGGCCTCGAGGCGGGCATCGTCGTCATGATCCTGGCCGCGTTCCTCGTGAAAGCGGAACGCAAGGACGCACTCAAGTGGGTCTGGCTCGGCGTCGGCATCGCCGTGGCGATGGTGGCGGCGATCTTCCTCGTCATCCACTACGGAACGTCCACCGTCACCGGGCTCACCGCGGAGATCATCGCCGGCGTCGCGTCTCTCGTCGCGGTCGCGATCGTCACCGTCATGGTGCTGTGGATGCGCAAGGCTGCGCGGACCATCTCCCACGACCTCAAGGCGGGCATGGAGAAAGCTCTGGTCGCCGGTCCCGTCGCGGTGCTCACCCTCGCCTTCTTCGCCGTCGGCCGCGAAGGCGTGGAGACCGCGCTCCTCATGGTCGGGTACGCGGAGAACACGGCGGGCAGCGCCTGGCCCCTCGTCGGCCTGCTGCTCGGCATCGTCGCCGCCGCGGTCCTCACGGTCCTGCTGTACTTCGGCGCCGTCCGGCTCGACTTCGCGAAATTCTTCAAGTACACCGGCATCTTCCTGATCATCGTCGCCGCCGGAATCCTCGGGTACGGCATCCATGCCCTGCAGATCGGCGGAGTCCTGCCCGGCGGTTCGGCACTCGCCTTCGACATCTCCGGCGGCTACGACGCGTCCAGCTGGTACGGCACCGTCATGGCGGGGATCTTCAACTTCCGGCCCGACCCGACCGTCCTCCAGGCCGTCGCCTGGGTCGTGTACGTCGTCGTGGTCCTGTTCCTGTTCCTCCGGCCCGTCTCCGCACCCACACCGGCCCCCGCTGCACCTGCAGCTGATGCGGCACCCGAGCGCACTGCCACTCCCACCCCCGACGAGACCGTTTCGTGA
- the efeB gene encoding iron uptake transporter deferrochelatase/peroxidase subunit, with product MTDPTGTTDTTTSVDERKGMSRRRLFGAVGAGAALAGAGALVGRATAAEPPLSHADVVAFRGEHQAGIVTPAQDRMHFVAFDVTTKSREELEALLKKWTEMAARMTAGEEATPDGAIGDGAYVPPSDTGEALGLPASQLTLTIGFGPSLFDDRFGFASKKPAALVDLPHFRADNLDPARSGGDIAIQACANDPQVAVHAIRNLARVAFGTASVRWSQLGFGRTSSTSTTQDTPRNLFGFKDGTNNIKAEEPSILDQHVWVASGDDQAWMGGGAYLVARRIRMLIEQWDRTVLGEQERVIGRSKGTGAPLSGKAEFDELDLDSKKGHDPVIDVDAHVRLASAQELGGIQILRRGYNFTDGSDGFGHLDAGLFFIAYCRNPQEQFVPMQLNLSRNDAMNEYIQHVGSALFACPPGLAEGQYWGQGLFT from the coding sequence ATGACTGATCCAACCGGTACGACCGACACGACCACCTCGGTGGACGAGCGCAAGGGCATGTCCCGACGACGTCTGTTCGGCGCCGTCGGGGCGGGAGCCGCCCTCGCCGGCGCCGGTGCACTGGTCGGGCGCGCCACCGCCGCCGAACCGCCACTCTCGCACGCCGACGTCGTCGCCTTCCGGGGTGAACACCAGGCAGGCATCGTGACGCCGGCGCAGGACCGGATGCACTTCGTGGCGTTCGACGTCACCACGAAGTCCCGTGAGGAACTCGAAGCACTCCTGAAGAAGTGGACCGAGATGGCCGCGCGGATGACCGCCGGCGAGGAGGCCACCCCGGACGGTGCCATCGGCGACGGCGCCTACGTCCCGCCCAGCGACACCGGTGAGGCGCTCGGCCTTCCGGCGTCCCAGCTGACGCTCACCATCGGGTTCGGGCCCTCACTGTTCGACGACCGGTTCGGGTTCGCGTCCAAGAAGCCCGCCGCGCTCGTCGACCTTCCGCACTTCCGGGCGGACAACCTGGACCCGGCGCGCAGCGGTGGCGACATCGCGATCCAGGCGTGCGCCAACGACCCGCAGGTGGCCGTGCACGCCATCCGCAACCTGGCGCGCGTCGCGTTCGGGACGGCCTCGGTCCGGTGGTCGCAACTGGGGTTCGGCCGCACCTCGTCGACGTCGACCACCCAGGACACACCGCGAAACCTGTTCGGGTTCAAGGACGGAACGAACAACATCAAGGCCGAGGAACCCAGCATCCTCGATCAGCACGTGTGGGTGGCGTCCGGCGACGACCAGGCGTGGATGGGCGGCGGCGCATACCTCGTGGCGCGGCGGATCCGCATGCTCATCGAGCAGTGGGACCGCACCGTGCTCGGCGAGCAGGAACGAGTGATCGGACGGTCCAAGGGCACCGGCGCCCCGCTGAGCGGCAAGGCGGAATTCGACGAACTCGACCTCGATTCCAAGAAGGGTCACGACCCGGTGATCGACGTCGACGCGCACGTGCGGCTGGCGTCCGCTCAGGAACTCGGCGGCATCCAGATCCTCCGTCGCGGATACAACTTCACCGACGGCTCCGACGGTTTCGGCCACCTCGACGCCGGACTCTTCTTCATCGCCTACTGCCGCAACCCGCAGGAACAGTTCGTGCCGATGCAACTCAACCTGTCCCGGAACGATGCGATGAACGAGTACATCCAGCACGTCGGGTCCGCCCTCTTCGCCTGCCCGCCCGGCCTCGCCGAGGGGCAGTACTGGGGTCAGGGACTGTTCACGTAG
- a CDS encoding diguanylate cyclase domain-containing protein, which produces MGHRSAERVGTSSSAEAVWKGGLWAIAVAFIVPSLLFALGSWWGWDGAFTTIVIADVSLLVFVVLATACAAWAAWVGRGAVRHSWSALAGGLAAWSVGQAIWCYHVVGQRSDQIPFPSAAAAAYLLFPVGACAALLLFPAGDSGQSRTRLILDGIIVAGSLFVVSWVSVLGSVYRARSDTPVSLVLSLAYPVADLVIATMAIVVLTRARAGERLTLGLLCIGIILMALSASAVSYLTALGTYHNGGVTDLGWVAAFVSIGLAALSSTRTPSPEPVPVQIPSRARLWLPYVPLLLAVAVGLQRELPSLGSGPIPAAILVLVFTLLARQFIVLAENRRLLLTVARQAFRDRLTGLANRALFLDRLDQALQRQRRELTPIVVLCVDLDDFKTVNDSLGHPAGDELLIRVAERLTGCVRSTDTVARLGGDEFAALVEGSVEDALSAADRVLEAFIPPFVIDGVALSIRPSIGLTIATSEVPDATTESLLKQADLAMYVAKRCGGGCLRSFMPNPAGFDEIDGRTHADHPTLRTIDTGPGEIENLPRAVESVEEQALSGWGDATGLLSAHSRTRPFRTGWVSPPGRSRRGVIAALGLLLIGAVLYGISIAAGDQAGWIVLREVLYDGLTLSVGVVVAARAWWVPAERQAWWLIALGLTSWCVGDVVAMSWVPDGQSPSLADPLKLAFYPLVYIGLVLLLRARARRLPAEIWLDAITAGLTLAALAAALAFGPIESVASGSPAAVIVGLAYPVGDVLLLALAVGALAVLGWRAEQRWVLLVAGFMLFAVADTVYLFRNADGYVEGTWIDALPHVAVLLVAMASWRAPGPRRSDQRPGLAIWVPPLVCTAAAVGLLVLDHDARLSRLAVVLAALSLLAVAARFAVTFREVVVLADSHREARTDDLTNLANRRAITAALAAEYFDHVAQPAGQPRRPGPGVLLMDLDRFNEINDSFGRYVGDQLLRQVADRLARSVRPGDLPARIGGDAFAVLLPSGIDLAEACALADRLLEVLREPFDLDEVTVHVEASIGIALCPQHCANPQDLLQRAGVAMYRAKCDRRALEVYDAAENQRSMEERQTIDELRTAIAGGQLTCYYQPKVSTCDGRVHGVEALVRWEHPLRGLLLPDQFLPQAEQSGLMRPLTARVLELALGQARSWLDRGISLTVAVNLSVTNLLDADLVAEIDRLLDDLRLPADTLILEITESVLMTDYRRARRVVEALQGLGIGLSIDDYGTGWSSLAYLQDLAVDELKLDRIFVARLASDPRSVAIVRSTVELAHSLGASLVAEGVEDEDTLKALRRYGCDVTQGHYHGRPLPPDQLDLRLLGRHR; this is translated from the coding sequence ATGGGACATCGGTCAGCCGAGCGGGTGGGGACGTCGTCGAGTGCCGAGGCCGTGTGGAAAGGCGGTCTGTGGGCGATCGCGGTCGCATTCATCGTTCCGTCGCTGCTGTTCGCGCTGGGTTCGTGGTGGGGATGGGATGGAGCGTTTACGACGATCGTGATTGCCGACGTGAGTCTGCTGGTGTTCGTGGTTCTCGCCACCGCGTGTGCCGCCTGGGCTGCCTGGGTAGGGCGGGGCGCGGTGCGCCATAGCTGGTCGGCGTTGGCAGGTGGGCTGGCGGCCTGGTCGGTCGGTCAAGCCATCTGGTGCTACCACGTGGTGGGCCAGCGAAGTGATCAGATACCGTTCCCCTCCGCGGCGGCTGCGGCATATCTGTTGTTCCCGGTCGGCGCATGCGCGGCGCTGTTGTTGTTCCCGGCCGGTGACAGCGGACAGTCCCGTACCCGGCTGATTCTGGACGGAATCATCGTGGCCGGTTCACTGTTCGTGGTGTCCTGGGTAAGCGTGCTCGGCAGCGTGTACCGCGCGAGAAGCGACACACCGGTCAGCCTCGTGTTGTCCCTCGCCTATCCTGTCGCCGACCTGGTGATTGCGACGATGGCGATTGTGGTTCTGACCCGAGCGCGGGCGGGGGAACGCCTGACCCTGGGACTGCTGTGCATCGGGATCATTCTCATGGCGTTGTCGGCCAGCGCGGTCTCCTACCTGACCGCGCTGGGCACCTATCACAACGGCGGTGTCACCGACCTGGGCTGGGTGGCAGCCTTCGTCTCGATTGGGCTGGCGGCGCTGTCGAGCACCCGCACACCGTCGCCCGAACCGGTCCCGGTGCAGATTCCGTCCCGAGCACGGTTGTGGCTGCCGTACGTTCCGTTGTTGCTGGCCGTTGCGGTCGGCCTGCAGCGAGAGCTGCCCAGCCTGGGCTCCGGCCCGATTCCCGCCGCGATTTTGGTCCTGGTATTCACCTTGTTGGCACGGCAGTTCATCGTGTTGGCCGAGAACCGGCGGCTGTTGCTCACCGTGGCCCGACAGGCCTTTCGCGACCGACTGACCGGACTGGCGAACCGTGCGTTGTTTCTCGACCGACTCGACCAGGCACTGCAGCGCCAACGACGGGAACTGACACCGATCGTGGTGCTGTGTGTGGACCTCGACGATTTCAAGACAGTCAACGACAGCCTCGGCCATCCCGCAGGGGACGAGCTGTTGATCCGCGTTGCCGAACGGCTCACCGGGTGCGTGCGGAGCACCGACACCGTCGCCCGGCTCGGAGGTGACGAGTTCGCGGCACTGGTCGAAGGGAGCGTCGAGGATGCTCTGTCGGCCGCAGATCGGGTGCTCGAGGCATTCATCCCGCCGTTCGTCATCGATGGTGTCGCGCTCTCCATCCGTCCCAGCATCGGACTGACCATTGCCACATCCGAGGTCCCCGACGCGACGACCGAGAGCCTGCTCAAACAGGCAGATTTGGCAATGTACGTGGCCAAACGCTGCGGCGGGGGCTGCCTTCGCAGTTTCATGCCGAATCCGGCCGGCTTCGACGAGATCGACGGGCGAACCCACGCCGACCACCCCACCCTCCGAACCATCGACACCGGGCCCGGGGAGATCGAGAACCTGCCGCGAGCCGTGGAATCCGTAGAGGAGCAGGCTCTCTCGGGGTGGGGCGACGCGACCGGACTGTTGTCGGCACACAGCCGAACGCGGCCGTTTCGGACCGGCTGGGTGTCGCCACCCGGTCGGTCACGGCGCGGTGTGATTGCGGCGCTCGGGCTTCTGCTGATCGGTGCGGTTCTGTACGGGATCTCGATCGCGGCAGGGGATCAGGCAGGCTGGATCGTGCTGCGCGAGGTGCTCTACGACGGATTGACGCTGTCGGTCGGCGTCGTGGTCGCCGCTCGCGCGTGGTGGGTGCCGGCCGAGCGGCAGGCATGGTGGCTGATCGCGCTGGGGCTGACGAGCTGGTGCGTGGGCGATGTGGTGGCGATGTCGTGGGTGCCCGATGGACAGTCCCCATCGCTGGCCGATCCGCTGAAGTTGGCGTTCTACCCACTCGTCTACATCGGGCTGGTGTTGCTCCTCCGCGCGCGAGCGCGGCGATTACCGGCCGAGATCTGGTTGGATGCCATCACCGCCGGTTTGACCTTGGCGGCGCTGGCAGCGGCCCTCGCATTCGGTCCGATCGAGTCGGTGGCGAGCGGATCGCCCGCAGCGGTGATCGTCGGGTTGGCATACCCGGTGGGAGACGTGCTGCTCCTGGCGCTCGCGGTCGGAGCGCTTGCGGTGCTGGGTTGGCGTGCCGAGCAGCGGTGGGTGCTGCTGGTCGCGGGGTTCATGCTGTTCGCGGTGGCCGACACTGTCTATCTGTTTCGCAATGCCGACGGTTACGTCGAGGGCACGTGGATCGATGCGCTCCCGCACGTCGCGGTGTTGCTGGTGGCCATGGCCAGTTGGCGGGCCCCCGGCCCGCGGCGATCCGATCAGCGCCCCGGGCTGGCTATCTGGGTTCCCCCACTGGTGTGCACCGCCGCGGCGGTGGGCCTTCTGGTGCTCGACCACGATGCGCGGCTGTCGCGGCTCGCGGTGGTTCTGGCCGCGCTCAGCCTGCTCGCGGTCGCCGCCCGATTCGCAGTGACGTTCCGTGAAGTAGTCGTCCTGGCCGACAGCCACCGCGAGGCGAGGACCGACGACCTCACGAACCTGGCAAATCGGCGGGCAATCACGGCCGCTCTGGCGGCCGAGTACTTCGACCACGTGGCACAGCCGGCCGGGCAACCCCGACGTCCGGGTCCCGGCGTGCTGCTGATGGATCTGGACCGGTTCAACGAGATCAATGATTCCTTCGGACGGTATGTGGGCGATCAGTTGCTGCGCCAGGTCGCGGATCGGCTGGCCCGGTCGGTGCGGCCGGGCGATCTGCCGGCCCGCATCGGCGGAGACGCGTTCGCGGTCCTACTCCCGTCAGGGATCGATCTTGCGGAAGCCTGTGCGCTGGCTGATCGTCTGCTCGAAGTGTTACGCGAGCCGTTTGACCTCGACGAGGTCACCGTTCACGTCGAGGCGAGCATCGGGATCGCCCTCTGCCCGCAACATTGCGCCAACCCCCAGGACTTGCTGCAGCGCGCGGGAGTGGCGATGTATCGGGCCAAGTGCGACCGCCGCGCGCTCGAGGTGTACGACGCCGCCGAGAACCAGCGCAGCATGGAGGAGCGGCAGACCATCGACGAGCTGCGGACGGCGATCGCTGGTGGTCAGCTCACGTGTTACTACCAACCGAAGGTCAGTACATGCGACGGCCGGGTGCACGGCGTCGAGGCTCTCGTTCGGTGGGAGCATCCCCTCCGCGGTTTACTCCTGCCCGATCAATTCCTTCCTCAGGCCGAACAGTCCGGACTGATGCGTCCACTGACAGCGAGAGTGCTGGAGCTTGCGCTGGGTCAGGCGAGGAGCTGGCTCGATCGTGGTATATCGCTGACCGTCGCAGTGAACCTGTCGGTCACGAATCTGCTCGACGCAGACCTGGTTGCCGAGATCGACCGACTCCTGGACGACCTTCGGTTACCCGCCGACACGTTGATCCTCGAGATCACCGAAAGCGTGCTGATGACCGACTACAGGCGCGCCAGAAGGGTGGTCGAGGCGCTGCAGGGTCTGGGAATCGGATTGTCGATCGACGACTACGGCACCGGCTGGTCCTCCCTTGCCTATCTGCAGGACCTCGCCGTCGATGAGCTGAAGCTCGACCGGATCTTTGTCGCCCGCCTCGCCAGCGACCCTCGATCCGTCGCGATCGTCCGATCGACCGTGGAGCTCGCACACAGCCTGGGTGCGTCTCTGGTCGCCGAAGGCGTCGAAGACGAAGACACCCTGAAGGCCTTGCGTCGATACGGCTGCGACGTCACCCAGGGGCACTACCACGGCCGTCCGCTGCCCCCCGACCAGCTCGACCTTCGGTTGCTCGGCCGGCACCGTTGA
- a CDS encoding glycoside hydrolase family 16 protein, with protein MQRTRSALFEIALTCSVALCALSLTPVVAAAASGGGGLRTAYPGYAVIGSDEFDGPANAAPNPLFWGYDLGGGGWGNNEKQVYTDSRQNSRLDGNGRLVVEARRNGGGFTSARLVTRGRFEFTYGVIEARIQVPSGPGIHPAFWTLGSNITSVGWPACGEIDILEVIGDGSRYHAGVHGPTVGGGHWERSTNGTIGANLSAGFHDYALIKAPGRISVGIDGNIVGTVTTADLRPEERWVFDAPAYLLFDVAVGGNWPGPVTSSTRFPATMLVDWVRFSQ; from the coding sequence ATGCAGCGGACGCGCTCGGCCCTGTTCGAGATTGCGTTGACGTGCTCGGTGGCGCTGTGCGCGCTGTCCCTCACCCCGGTTGTTGCCGCCGCCGCGTCCGGCGGTGGAGGCCTCCGGACCGCCTACCCCGGATACGCCGTGATCGGCAGCGACGAATTCGACGGACCTGCAAACGCGGCACCCAATCCACTGTTCTGGGGCTACGACCTCGGAGGCGGTGGGTGGGGCAACAACGAGAAGCAGGTGTACACCGACTCCCGCCAGAATTCGCGACTCGACGGCAACGGTCGTCTCGTCGTCGAGGCCCGCAGAAACGGTGGCGGGTTCACGTCGGCGCGGCTCGTGACGCGTGGAAGGTTCGAATTCACGTACGGGGTGATCGAGGCCCGGATTCAGGTACCGTCCGGCCCGGGAATCCATCCCGCGTTCTGGACGCTCGGGAGCAACATCACCAGCGTCGGGTGGCCTGCCTGCGGGGAGATCGACATCCTCGAGGTGATCGGGGACGGTTCCCGATACCACGCGGGAGTGCACGGCCCGACCGTCGGCGGCGGGCACTGGGAACGCTCGACGAACGGCACGATCGGTGCGAACCTCAGCGCGGGTTTCCACGACTACGCCCTGATCAAAGCACCGGGCCGCATCTCGGTGGGCATCGACGGGAACATCGTCGGCACGGTCACCACCGCGGACCTGCGACCCGAGGAACGCTGGGTGTTCGACGCCCCGGCGTACCTGCTGTTCGATGTGGCCGTCGGCGGGAACTGGCCCGGCCCGGTCACGTCGTCGACACGCTTTCCCGCCACCATGCTGGTGGACTGGGTGAGGTTCTCCCAGTGA
- a CDS encoding lytic transglycosylase domain-containing protein, translated as MNRYPVRPKRRSRWPGPLFALLAATVVVVLAYGACSRDQQPRIAIPEGIPPGPGAATPPIDINAPGRSADQLHGWSAELADSIGVGSIALEAYGYAATVMAETKPECGIGWTTLAGIASVESRHGTHAGSTVGPTGQVTPEIRGIPLDGGPGVAEIPDTDGGAMDGDPVHDRAMGPLQFIPETWKRWGVDANGDGVADADNIDDAALTAARYLCERGGDLTAAEGWQSALMAYNLSGEYLTLVRDRASAYSVGVRP; from the coding sequence GTGAACCGATATCCCGTGCGTCCGAAACGTCGTTCCCGATGGCCCGGACCGCTGTTCGCTCTTCTCGCGGCGACGGTTGTCGTGGTTCTCGCCTACGGCGCGTGCTCGCGGGACCAGCAACCGAGGATCGCGATACCGGAAGGCATCCCACCCGGGCCGGGGGCGGCGACCCCACCGATCGACATCAACGCGCCGGGACGTTCGGCGGATCAACTGCACGGATGGTCCGCCGAACTGGCCGACTCGATCGGCGTCGGGAGTATCGCGCTCGAGGCGTACGGCTATGCGGCGACAGTGATGGCCGAGACGAAGCCGGAATGCGGGATCGGGTGGACCACCCTCGCCGGAATCGCGAGCGTGGAGAGCCGGCACGGCACCCACGCCGGTTCGACGGTCGGGCCCACTGGTCAGGTGACCCCCGAGATCCGGGGCATCCCCCTCGACGGGGGCCCTGGTGTCGCCGAAATCCCCGACACCGACGGCGGGGCGATGGACGGCGATCCGGTGCACGACCGCGCGATGGGACCCCTGCAGTTCATTCCCGAGACCTGGAAGCGGTGGGGGGTCGACGCCAACGGTGACGGCGTGGCCGACGCCGACAACATCGACGACGCGGCGCTGACCGCCGCCCGCTACCTCTGCGAGCGGGGCGGCGACCTCACCGCTGCGGAGGGCTGGCAGTCGGCGCTGATGGCCTACAACCTCTCGGGGGAGTACCTCACGCTGGTACGCGACCGGGCGTCCGCCTACTCGGTCGGGGTGCGCCCGTAA